In the Planctomycetota bacterium genome, GGATCGGGGACATCATCGTGGCCAACGTCAAGCGGGCGGATCCCGGGGCGGCGATCAAGCAGGGGGATGTGGTTCGAGGGGTGATCGTGCGGACGCGGGCGGCGGCCCGGCGCGAGGACGGCTCGTACGTGCGGTTCGACCGCAACGCGATGGTGCTTCTGGACAACGACGGAAATCCGCGCGGAACGCGCAT is a window encoding:
- the rplN gene encoding 50S ribosomal protein L14; its protein translation is MIQLKTILDVADNTGAKLASCIQILGDSKRRYGRIGDIIVANVKRADPGAAIKQGDVVRGVIVRTRAAARREDGSYVRFDRNAMVLLDNDGNPRGTRIFGAVPRELRNKFMKIISLAAEVV